The proteins below are encoded in one region of Nitrospira lenta:
- a CDS encoding OmpA family protein — translation MTGRKVSLTSVALLGLVMIMSQGCGMKWLQSDGDVATSAQSDKSDKTKNWNGEGVNPNFPGMARGGASGELRGFSQNPDEERLAQSGYRASLNASDVTVRRRAELSREEKAAIEAGLQDVFFGYDQWTVSDASMEALNRDASWLKDHPGAVLKIEGHCDERGTTDYNMVLGDKRAKAAKTYLHEAGINPKQVAIVSFGKEQPFCFDHAESCYQQNRRGHMLLQVKQ, via the coding sequence ATGACGGGAAGAAAGGTTTCTTTGACCAGTGTGGCGCTGTTGGGTCTAGTCATGATTATGAGTCAAGGTTGCGGGATGAAATGGCTCCAGTCCGATGGCGATGTGGCGACGTCGGCGCAATCAGATAAATCAGACAAGACGAAGAATTGGAATGGGGAAGGTGTCAATCCCAACTTTCCAGGAATGGCACGTGGGGGCGCCTCAGGAGAACTCAGAGGATTTTCACAGAATCCCGATGAAGAGCGATTGGCGCAAAGTGGCTATCGAGCCTCACTGAATGCTTCCGATGTCACCGTAAGGCGGCGCGCGGAGTTGTCGAGGGAAGAGAAGGCGGCAATTGAAGCCGGACTTCAGGACGTGTTCTTCGGTTACGATCAGTGGACTGTCTCTGATGCCAGCATGGAAGCGTTGAATCGTGATGCGAGCTGGCTGAAGGATCATCCTGGTGCCGTTCTGAAGATTGAAGGGCATTGTGACGAACGGGGGACGACCGACTACAATATGGTCCTCGGGGACAAGCGAGCGAAGGCCGCCAAGACGTACCTTCATGAAGCGGGGATCAATCCCAAGCAAGTCGCAATCGTGTCATTCGGCAAAGAGCAGCCGTTTTGTTTTGATCATGCCGAGTCATGCTATCAACAAAATCGGCGGGGACACATGTTGCTTCAGGTGAAGCAGTAG
- a CDS encoding D-alanyl-D-alanine carboxypeptidase family protein: MAKTSVLTSTILAAVFGIAVLGIPLDAQAEYSHKQKRHVRAASTSGDRLPWRVAPAHSIFMKELRSGRVLYQHDSLKRLSPASLTKIMSALVILEKGKLDDQATISRNAARAPKTHLRLRPGEVFKLEDLLKAMLIVSANDACLAAVEHVGGDEEQFVMLMNAKAAALGLTDTHFSNGCGFDGPEHYSTAEDLAKLSEVALQNPIFRALVREEREIITPISGHRAYVLHSTNRLLGRIPGVEGVKTGFTSKAGRCLIAKVSQNGSDLLVVILNSNRRWNTAMSLIDFGLKSTATVQ; encoded by the coding sequence TTGGCTAAGACCTCTGTCCTCACGTCAACGATCCTGGCAGCGGTATTTGGCATCGCGGTCTTGGGAATCCCGCTCGACGCCCAGGCCGAGTATAGCCATAAACAGAAGCGCCATGTTCGGGCCGCGAGTACTTCGGGGGACCGCCTTCCGTGGCGAGTGGCTCCCGCTCATAGCATTTTCATGAAAGAGCTTCGATCTGGCCGGGTGCTCTACCAGCACGACTCTCTCAAGCGACTCTCGCCCGCAAGCCTCACGAAAATCATGTCCGCGCTGGTCATTTTAGAAAAGGGGAAGCTGGATGATCAGGCGACCATCAGTCGCAATGCCGCGCGGGCGCCTAAAACGCATCTTCGGCTTCGTCCGGGAGAAGTGTTCAAACTCGAAGACTTGCTTAAAGCGATGCTGATCGTGTCTGCCAACGACGCGTGTCTGGCTGCCGTAGAACATGTCGGCGGTGATGAAGAGCAGTTTGTCATGCTGATGAACGCGAAGGCCGCGGCGCTGGGGTTGACCGATACCCACTTCAGCAACGGGTGTGGCTTTGATGGTCCTGAGCATTATTCCACGGCCGAGGATCTGGCAAAGCTCAGTGAGGTCGCTCTGCAAAATCCTATCTTCCGCGCGCTCGTGCGCGAGGAACGTGAGATTATCACTCCGATCAGCGGCCACCGTGCGTATGTGTTGCACAGCACGAATCGGCTGTTGGGGCGCATCCCCGGCGTGGAGGGCGTCAAAACCGGGTTCACCTCAAAAGCGGGACGATGCCTCATTGCCAAAGTTTCACAGAACGGCAGCGATTTATTGGTCGTGATTTTAAACTCCAATCGACGCTGGAACACCGCCATGAGCCTCATCGATTTCGGGCTCAAATCTACGGCTACCGTGCAGTAA
- a CDS encoding SDR family NAD(P)-dependent oxidoreductase, whose amino-acid sequence MKRLDGKVALITGGNAGIGESIAKRFAEEGAAVVITGRRQAELDRVVREIAAHGGKVLAVAGSVTDEGHVQAVVQQALASFRKIDVLVNNAGIGDFGKRLHEMEDAAWANVLDVNVTGVFRMTRAVIPEMLKQGGGAIINLSSVASLVGIPLLSAYAASKGALDALTRSIAIDYATDGIRCNVVNPGLIDTPMAAPLMANPDQLGSILSHYPIRRPGKPEEVASMVLYLASDESAWVTGGTFRIDGGMTVW is encoded by the coding sequence ATGAAACGGTTGGACGGAAAAGTAGCATTGATTACGGGCGGGAATGCCGGTATTGGAGAGTCTATCGCCAAGCGGTTTGCCGAAGAGGGCGCGGCGGTCGTGATTACGGGTCGACGCCAGGCCGAACTCGATCGGGTGGTCCGTGAGATTGCAGCGCATGGCGGCAAGGTGCTCGCTGTCGCCGGGTCGGTGACGGATGAGGGGCATGTCCAGGCTGTGGTCCAGCAGGCGTTAGCGTCGTTTCGAAAAATCGATGTGTTGGTGAATAACGCGGGCATTGGAGATTTTGGCAAGCGCCTCCATGAGATGGAGGATGCGGCCTGGGCGAATGTGCTGGATGTGAATGTGACTGGAGTATTTCGCATGACGCGGGCGGTCATTCCGGAAATGCTCAAGCAGGGCGGCGGCGCCATCATCAATCTTTCATCGGTTGCCAGCCTGGTCGGTATTCCTCTCTTGTCGGCGTATGCGGCTTCCAAAGGGGCGCTCGACGCGCTCACTCGATCGATCGCGATCGATTACGCCACCGATGGCATTCGCTGCAATGTGGTGAATCCAGGCCTGATCGATACGCCGATGGCCGCTCCCTTGATGGCTAATCCCGATCAGCTGGGATCGATCTTGTCGCACTATCCAATCCGTCGCCCGGGCAAACCCGAAGAAGTGGCGAGTATGGTCCTATACCTCGCGTCGGACGAATCGGCATGGGTCACCGGCGGGACGTTTCGCATTGATGGGGGAATGACCGTGTGGTGA
- a CDS encoding PilZ domain-containing protein → MPISAMKKMASLFKSETKLDEPGPSSPDERRVQPRFTTQFRSTFSGGPHEGNGRTIDLSVGGCKIESETVVGQGNKFECRLHIPDLDWPIMIDEAIVRWVEGKTFGLAFTRIRSGEQAKITAIISKIEQEQQG, encoded by the coding sequence ATGCCAATTTCAGCGATGAAAAAAATGGCCTCGCTGTTCAAATCCGAGACAAAGTTGGATGAGCCTGGCCCCTCGAGTCCCGATGAGCGTCGGGTTCAGCCGCGCTTCACCACACAGTTTCGAAGCACCTTCTCGGGTGGTCCACATGAAGGGAACGGGCGAACGATCGATCTGTCTGTCGGAGGATGCAAAATCGAAAGTGAAACAGTTGTCGGTCAAGGGAATAAGTTTGAGTGTCGTCTTCATATTCCAGACCTTGATTGGCCGATCATGATCGATGAAGCAATCGTTCGCTGGGTTGAGGGAAAGACCTTCGGATTAGCGTTCACACGGATCAGGTCAGGAGAGCAGGCTAAGATCACTGCGATTATCAGCAAGATTGAGCAAGAACAGCAGGGCTGA
- a CDS encoding RNA polymerase sigma factor RpoD/SigA translates to MEHEDLRIMEHMDDQTTTADVDTDDSDASDTMEVIGREAEVDAEPAEKDMEAATLKTSPGASPFLLESLYFRSFGERALLTREEEIALAKRLDEGSHRIRVALKDALKVMARAKRTPVLLESTKALQLARGLSGFSATALDTVERAMLNILKPAIREMKPAATVAKQLKALLDEIRAARLVLERGKDEMVRCNLRLVVDVAKHYTHRGLTLLDLVQEGNIGLMKAAERYQHRKGFKFSTYATWWIRQGITRALADQSRTIRIPVHQTEASSRILRVTRRLGQQFGRPAKLEEIANVLHMRPERLHETVQAFQEPIALERPVGDGDTEFGEMIPDHQVPPPDAHVHRTEMTQQLDRILGTLTPREQTVIRLRFGIGYDEPCTLEQVGHNLSVTRERIRQIEAKALKKLKTPEIKELFAAIK, encoded by the coding sequence ATGGAACATGAAGACTTGCGGATAATGGAACACATGGACGACCAGACCACGACAGCCGACGTCGACACCGACGATTCTGACGCCAGCGATACGATGGAAGTAATCGGGCGGGAAGCGGAAGTGGACGCGGAGCCGGCGGAGAAAGACATGGAAGCCGCCACGCTCAAAACAAGTCCTGGCGCGAGCCCCTTCCTCCTGGAGTCGCTCTACTTTCGCTCATTCGGGGAGCGCGCGCTCCTGACGCGAGAAGAAGAAATCGCCTTGGCGAAGCGCTTGGATGAAGGCTCGCACCGTATTCGAGTGGCCTTGAAGGACGCGCTGAAAGTCATGGCGCGCGCGAAACGCACTCCCGTTCTGCTGGAATCGACAAAGGCCCTTCAACTCGCACGCGGGCTCAGCGGATTCTCCGCCACCGCACTCGATACCGTCGAGCGGGCCATGTTGAATATTCTGAAACCTGCGATCCGGGAGATGAAGCCGGCCGCGACCGTCGCGAAACAGCTCAAGGCCTTGCTCGATGAGATTCGAGCCGCACGGCTCGTCTTGGAGCGAGGGAAAGACGAGATGGTCCGGTGCAATCTCCGCCTGGTGGTGGATGTCGCAAAGCACTACACCCATCGAGGTCTGACCTTGTTGGACTTGGTGCAGGAAGGGAACATTGGATTGATGAAGGCCGCCGAGCGGTATCAACATCGGAAAGGCTTTAAGTTCAGCACCTATGCGACCTGGTGGATCCGTCAAGGGATCACGCGGGCCCTGGCGGATCAGTCTCGGACGATCCGAATCCCCGTGCACCAGACGGAGGCGTCCAGCCGGATTCTCCGGGTCACGCGTCGCCTGGGGCAACAGTTCGGCCGTCCGGCTAAACTGGAGGAGATTGCCAACGTACTGCACATGAGGCCTGAGCGGTTGCATGAAACCGTTCAGGCATTTCAGGAACCGATCGCCCTCGAGCGGCCGGTCGGGGATGGGGATACGGAGTTCGGGGAGATGATTCCCGATCACCAAGTACCGCCACCCGATGCCCATGTGCATCGTACCGAGATGACCCAACAGCTGGATCGTATCTTGGGGACCTTGACCCCGAGAGAACAGACGGTGATCCGGCTCAGGTTCGGAATCGGGTATGACGAGCCCTGCACCCTTGAGCAAGTCGGCCACAACCTGTCGGTGACCCGTGAACGAATCCGGCAAATCGAGGCCAAGGCGCTGAAGAAGCTCAAGACTCCGGAAATTAAAGAGCTGTTTGCGGCAATCAAGTAG
- a CDS encoding Glu/Leu/Phe/Val family dehydrogenase, giving the protein MNEFDTPTFRLAVSQFDQAAEAMHLDHNLRERLKQPQRSLVVSIPVRMDDDHVEVFTGYRVQHDSSRGPSKGGVRYHPNVNLGEVAALAMWMTWKCAVAGLPYGGAKGGVAVAPKQLSHAELQRLTRRYAAEIFPLIGPDKDVPAPDVGTDAQVMAWMMDTYSQQVGYAVPGVVTGKPLSIGGSLGREEATGRGVVYVTLEALQHLQLSIDRATVVVQGFGNVGMHTALIMEQEGARVVAVSDVTGGLYNEKGLNIRELLERYKTKGQTLKDTKMGDWITNEELLRLPCTVLVPAALSEQITVHNAAAIRCRILAEGANGPTTLEADRILEDNGVFIIPDILANSGGVIVSYFEWVQDLQRFFWNEADIRNRLHDIITSAFHQTKLFATEKRVSMRMAALMNGIDKVAQAHLQRGLYP; this is encoded by the coding sequence ATGAACGAATTCGACACTCCGACCTTTCGATTGGCCGTCTCCCAGTTTGACCAGGCAGCGGAAGCGATGCACTTGGACCACAACCTGCGTGAGCGCCTCAAACAACCCCAGCGGTCGCTCGTCGTCAGCATTCCCGTCCGGATGGATGATGATCACGTCGAGGTCTTCACCGGATACCGCGTCCAGCACGACTCTTCTCGCGGCCCTTCCAAAGGCGGTGTCCGCTATCATCCCAACGTCAACCTCGGTGAAGTCGCCGCGCTCGCCATGTGGATGACCTGGAAATGTGCTGTGGCCGGGTTGCCCTACGGCGGCGCCAAGGGAGGCGTGGCCGTCGCGCCCAAACAATTGTCCCACGCGGAACTTCAACGGCTGACCAGACGCTACGCCGCGGAGATTTTCCCGTTGATCGGCCCCGATAAAGATGTGCCCGCACCCGACGTCGGGACGGACGCACAAGTCATGGCCTGGATGATGGACACCTACAGCCAGCAAGTCGGCTACGCCGTCCCCGGCGTGGTGACCGGGAAGCCTCTTTCGATCGGCGGGAGCTTAGGACGGGAAGAAGCGACTGGCCGAGGAGTCGTGTATGTCACATTGGAAGCGCTACAGCATCTCCAGCTCTCTATCGATCGCGCCACCGTCGTGGTGCAGGGGTTCGGAAACGTCGGGATGCACACCGCCCTCATCATGGAACAAGAAGGAGCCCGCGTCGTTGCTGTAAGCGATGTCACAGGTGGTCTCTACAATGAAAAGGGACTCAACATCCGGGAGCTCTTAGAGCGCTACAAGACCAAGGGCCAGACGCTCAAGGACACCAAGATGGGCGATTGGATCACGAATGAAGAGCTGCTCCGGCTTCCATGCACCGTGTTGGTCCCAGCCGCGTTGTCGGAGCAGATCACCGTGCACAACGCCGCCGCCATTCGGTGCCGCATCCTCGCGGAAGGCGCCAATGGCCCGACCACACTCGAGGCCGATCGGATCCTTGAGGACAACGGCGTTTTTATTATCCCCGACATCCTGGCGAATTCAGGGGGCGTCATTGTGTCCTATTTCGAGTGGGTCCAGGACCTGCAGCGGTTCTTCTGGAATGAGGCGGATATCCGAAACCGACTCCACGACATTATCACTTCGGCCTTTCATCAGACCAAGCTGTTCGCCACTGAAAAACGGGTCTCAATGCGAATGGCCGCGCTGATGAACGGAATCGACAAGGTCGCCCAAGCACATTTGCAACGCGGTCTGTACCCGTGA
- a CDS encoding S1C family serine protease, which translates to MKLPQPILRSLLPRTAMILAIMALGTFAWNTHAIADEKPLSVPAVVAAVRPSVVTILTRGMPSAPSLHGTQSGSGSGIVIDPTGYILTNNHLVEGVTSLVVGLPTGRLTPGRVVARDFLLDLALVKINATDLVPAILNASATLEIGETVIAIGNPLALKGGSTVTVGVVSALDRSVLTPNGETLYDLIQTDAAINPGNSGGPLVDLSGQVVGINVAIAPSAQAISYAIAIETVYPHIHSMMLRGTITRPDFGFTPVTVTPSIAASFGLEAERGILALNVDPAKVAGAAGLQTGDVITALDQRQLYNMGDFWHGAMQESEQQSLHMTIQGRAGQTTLTMPRPPIQKFVP; encoded by the coding sequence ATGAAACTGCCCCAGCCAATCCTCCGCTCTCTCTTGCCACGGACTGCGATGATCCTCGCGATCATGGCTCTTGGAACCTTCGCATGGAACACGCACGCGATCGCTGACGAAAAGCCTCTGTCGGTGCCGGCCGTCGTAGCCGCGGTACGCCCGTCGGTCGTGACGATTTTGACGCGCGGCATGCCCTCAGCTCCATCCCTCCATGGAACACAATCAGGTTCCGGATCGGGCATTGTGATCGATCCGACCGGCTACATCCTGACGAACAATCACCTGGTGGAAGGGGTCACAAGTCTCGTCGTGGGATTGCCGACCGGGCGATTGACCCCTGGACGCGTAGTTGCCCGTGATTTCTTGCTGGATCTCGCGTTGGTCAAGATCAATGCGACGGATCTCGTCCCTGCCATACTGAACGCATCAGCCACCTTGGAAATTGGAGAAACCGTGATCGCGATCGGCAACCCCCTGGCTCTCAAGGGCGGATCGACGGTCACCGTAGGAGTCGTCAGCGCACTGGACCGGTCGGTTCTCACCCCGAACGGCGAAACATTGTACGATCTGATCCAAACGGATGCGGCTATCAATCCCGGCAATAGCGGTGGCCCGCTTGTGGATTTATCCGGCCAGGTCGTCGGCATCAATGTCGCGATTGCGCCATCGGCTCAGGCAATCAGTTATGCGATTGCCATTGAAACCGTCTATCCTCACATCCACTCCATGATGCTTCGTGGAACTATCACGCGGCCGGATTTCGGGTTTACGCCGGTGACAGTCACTCCCAGTATCGCCGCCAGCTTCGGGTTAGAGGCAGAGCGCGGGATTCTCGCCCTCAATGTTGATCCGGCCAAAGTCGCCGGCGCAGCGGGCTTGCAAACAGGGGATGTCATCACCGCCTTGGATCAACGCCAGCTCTACAACATGGGAGACTTCTGGCATGGCGCGATGCAGGAGAGTGAACAACAATCCCTTCACATGACCATTCAGGGACGTGCCGGCCAGACCACGTTAACCATGCCACGGCCGCCCATACAGAAATTCGTGCCATGA
- a CDS encoding tRNA (adenine-N1)-methyltransferase — MSQLLSGERIHLVDKKGRQYALTLKAGETYQFSGQKIPHDEMIGRPDGTVVILSGGKKMLALRPTFGDYVLKMPRGAQVLYPKDLALIPMWADVYPGARVFEAGTGSGALTMALLRLVGPQGLVVTYDLREDFAKTALTNINRYLGPTPNLVSLRKSAYEGIDLLDDGVPFDRVVLDLPEPWQVVPHAAKALRSGGIYLSFVPTVPQVVQTVEALERAKVFGMVETFESLIRTWSVLGRSVRPDHRMVAHSGFITVARKVEPGLLGVVRESELAEASASESLGDSDTEGAAL, encoded by the coding sequence ATGTCACAACTTTTATCAGGCGAACGCATCCATCTCGTCGACAAGAAAGGGCGGCAGTACGCGCTGACGCTCAAGGCCGGGGAGACGTATCAATTTAGCGGGCAAAAAATTCCTCATGACGAGATGATCGGCCGTCCCGACGGGACGGTGGTCATTTTATCTGGCGGGAAAAAGATGCTCGCGTTGCGGCCGACGTTCGGCGACTACGTTCTGAAAATGCCCCGCGGCGCGCAGGTGCTATATCCCAAGGATCTGGCACTTATTCCAATGTGGGCGGATGTGTATCCGGGCGCGCGCGTCTTTGAGGCAGGGACCGGGTCCGGTGCCCTGACGATGGCGCTCTTACGTCTTGTGGGGCCGCAGGGCCTCGTCGTGACGTACGACTTGCGGGAAGACTTTGCAAAAACAGCGCTGACGAATATCAATCGTTACTTGGGTCCGACGCCGAATCTGGTGTCTTTGAGGAAGAGTGCCTATGAGGGGATCGACCTCCTGGATGATGGCGTCCCGTTTGATCGCGTCGTGCTCGATTTGCCGGAGCCCTGGCAGGTCGTGCCGCATGCGGCCAAAGCTTTGCGGTCAGGCGGCATCTATCTGAGTTTTGTGCCGACGGTTCCGCAAGTCGTTCAAACCGTTGAAGCGCTTGAGCGGGCGAAGGTGTTCGGTATGGTGGAGACGTTCGAGTCCCTCATCCGGACCTGGTCGGTGTTGGGCCGAAGTGTTCGCCCCGATCATCGGATGGTGGCCCATTCAGGCTTTATTACGGTGGCAAGGAAGGTCGAGCCGGGTTTGCTGGGGGTCGTCCGCGAGTCAGAGCTTGCGGAGGCGTCTGCCTCAGAGTCTCTCGGGGACAGCGATACAGAAGGGGCCGCGTTATGA
- the msrA gene encoding peptide-methionine (S)-S-oxide reductase MsrA — protein MSTGTEVITLAGGCFWCLEAVYDQLKGVHSVESGYIGGALENPSYEAVCGGRTGHAEAVRVTYDPTLISCRELVEIFFSIHDPTTLNRQGNDEGTQYRSAIFYHSPEQRQVSEAVKAAVTAQGLYPNPVVTEIVAATTWYEAERYHQEYFARNPLQGYCQFVVSPKVAKFRKQFVSKLKH, from the coding sequence ATGAGCACCGGAACCGAAGTCATCACGCTGGCGGGCGGATGCTTCTGGTGTCTGGAGGCGGTCTATGATCAACTCAAGGGCGTGCATTCGGTTGAATCCGGCTATATCGGAGGCGCCCTTGAGAATCCTTCCTACGAAGCGGTGTGCGGCGGGAGGACGGGTCATGCCGAAGCGGTACGTGTCACCTATGATCCGACGCTCATCTCTTGTCGGGAGTTGGTCGAAATCTTCTTTTCGATCCACGATCCCACGACCCTGAATCGTCAGGGCAACGACGAAGGCACGCAGTATCGTTCCGCGATTTTCTACCATTCCCCTGAGCAGCGGCAGGTGTCCGAGGCGGTTAAAGCCGCGGTCACAGCCCAAGGGTTATATCCTAACCCGGTCGTTACGGAGATTGTTGCTGCCACAACGTGGTATGAGGCTGAACGATACCACCAAGAATACTTTGCCAGAAATCCGCTTCAAGGCTACTGTCAGTTTGTGGTCAGCCCCAAAGTCGCTAAGTTTCGAAAACAGTTTGTGTCAAAGTTGAAGCACTGA
- a CDS encoding DUF2065 family protein, with protein sequence MRDYALAAIAGIWLADGCSLLLAPRFMVERLREVIRHQPAIWTWQWVSVLAGAVLLIAAWPLTYQPLWIITALVMLLKGVLLALGPEAWRSRVVEWCLNRDDVDYRFVGIGLCTLAALLLHALGWMGSS encoded by the coding sequence ATGAGGGACTATGCCTTGGCCGCCATCGCGGGAATCTGGCTCGCCGATGGGTGCTCTCTACTGTTGGCACCCCGCTTCATGGTTGAACGTCTGCGGGAGGTGATCCGCCACCAACCAGCGATCTGGACCTGGCAGTGGGTGTCGGTCCTGGCGGGAGCCGTTCTGCTGATCGCAGCGTGGCCACTCACCTACCAGCCTCTGTGGATTATCACCGCCTTAGTCATGCTCCTCAAGGGGGTGCTTCTCGCTCTGGGACCGGAAGCGTGGCGGTCGCGTGTGGTTGAGTGGTGCCTGAACCGCGACGATGTGGATTACCGGTTTGTCGGGATCGGCCTATGCACGCTTGCCGCACTCCTTCTCCATGCGCTAGGGTGGATGGGATCGTCATAA
- a CDS encoding shikimate kinase — translation MNIVLIGYRGTGKSTVGKVLATRLGWPLVSTDAEIVRRAARSVPEIVAQHGWEYFRDLESTVCREFSAQDRLIIDTGGGAILRQENVVCLKKTGMLFWLTASVETIASRIGRDTQRPSLTGTKSFVEEIEEVLSVRMPQYREAADRIVSTDGCAINQIVETILSSIQPETK, via the coding sequence ATGAATATCGTGTTGATCGGTTATCGTGGGACGGGGAAGAGTACGGTTGGGAAAGTGCTGGCCACGAGACTCGGATGGCCGCTGGTCTCGACTGATGCGGAAATTGTTCGGCGAGCGGCGCGATCTGTTCCGGAGATAGTCGCGCAGCACGGCTGGGAGTATTTTCGCGATCTTGAATCGACGGTCTGTCGGGAATTTTCCGCACAAGATAGATTAATCATCGATACGGGCGGAGGGGCGATCCTTCGTCAGGAGAACGTGGTGTGCTTGAAGAAGACCGGCATGCTATTTTGGCTGACCGCTTCCGTCGAGACGATCGCCTCGCGCATTGGGCGTGATACACAGCGCCCCTCACTCACGGGTACCAAGTCCTTCGTTGAGGAGATTGAGGAGGTCCTGTCGGTGCGAATGCCCCAATATCGAGAGGCCGCCGACCGCATTGTGTCTACCGACGGATGCGCTATCAACCAAATCGTCGAGACGATTCTTTCCTCCATTCAGCCAGAGACCAAGTAG
- a CDS encoding shikimate dehydrogenase has product MEIDAHTGFCGVIGNPVEHSLSPAIHNAAFQQLRLNLVYLAFRVEAIGEAIKGLRALGGFRGASVTIPHKVSSMPFLDEIDPTARHIGAINTIVAKQGALIGYNTDATGALRALRGGVGSLAGKRVVMVGSGGAARAIAFALAGESGLAGFTLLGVDANERSRLAADLRSKTALSVEEAHLDEAMLEKTLPASHILVHCTPIGMSPKTEGTCVPASLLHSGLAVMDIVYNPRETQLLKDARQAGCVTIPGLEMFLHQAAAQFELWTNHTAPADIMRAVLESRFR; this is encoded by the coding sequence ATGGAGATTGACGCACACACAGGGTTTTGCGGGGTTATCGGAAATCCTGTCGAGCATTCGCTGTCACCCGCCATCCACAACGCAGCGTTCCAGCAACTCCGGCTGAATCTAGTGTACCTCGCGTTTCGAGTCGAGGCGATCGGTGAGGCGATCAAGGGGCTCCGCGCGTTGGGTGGATTTCGAGGCGCCAGCGTCACGATCCCTCATAAAGTTTCGTCGATGCCATTTCTCGACGAGATTGACCCGACCGCCAGACACATCGGGGCCATCAATACGATCGTGGCAAAGCAGGGTGCGCTGATTGGGTACAACACCGATGCCACCGGCGCGCTGCGCGCGCTGCGTGGCGGGGTGGGGTCTCTCGCCGGTAAGCGTGTTGTGATGGTGGGATCGGGAGGGGCTGCACGAGCGATTGCCTTTGCCCTTGCCGGAGAATCAGGACTTGCGGGATTCACGTTGCTCGGCGTGGACGCGAACGAGCGGTCGCGATTGGCGGCTGATCTTCGATCGAAGACGGCGCTTTCAGTGGAAGAGGCTCACCTCGACGAAGCCATGCTGGAGAAGACCCTTCCCGCTTCGCACATCCTGGTCCACTGTACTCCGATCGGCATGTCTCCAAAGACAGAAGGGACTTGCGTGCCGGCGTCGCTGTTACACTCAGGCCTGGCCGTTATGGATATTGTCTATAATCCGCGCGAGACACAGTTGCTGAAGGATGCCCGGCAGGCAGGATGCGTGACGATTCCCGGGTTAGAAATGTTTCTGCATCAAGCCGCCGCGCAATTCGAGCTGTGGACCAATCACACTGCTCCGGCGGATATCATGCGAGCTGTGTTGGAGTCTCGCTTTCGATGA
- the lipB gene encoding lipoyl(octanoyl) transferase LipB, whose product MPGFHAPTELIWFSSPVGYAAAWDLQRRLHHERVMNSRPDTILILEHQPVYTVGRRTLLSDWGGDPTAAHVDGIEIHHVNRGGSVTYHGPGQLVVYPILRLTDHVRGVRAYVEQLEEAVIRCLRQNGIVGQRQAKAPGVWVTDPRDAKIASVGIRVDRGVTMHGLALNVDMNLSPFQGITPCGLQGSRATSMAEVIGRPVSLAAVTHTLLDQLQQTLALRWTETPAPIEFQTVA is encoded by the coding sequence ATGCCCGGGTTCCACGCTCCGACGGAACTGATCTGGTTCTCTTCGCCTGTCGGCTACGCGGCTGCCTGGGACCTTCAAAGGCGCCTGCATCATGAGAGGGTCATGAATTCAAGACCCGACACCATCCTCATCCTCGAACACCAACCGGTCTATACCGTCGGCCGGCGAACCCTGCTATCTGATTGGGGCGGCGACCCCACGGCGGCCCATGTGGACGGAATCGAGATCCACCACGTCAACCGGGGCGGCTCTGTGACCTATCACGGCCCTGGGCAACTGGTGGTGTACCCCATCCTTCGCCTGACAGATCATGTCAGAGGCGTACGGGCTTACGTGGAGCAACTAGAAGAAGCGGTCATTCGCTGTCTGCGGCAGAATGGGATTGTCGGCCAGCGGCAAGCGAAGGCCCCGGGCGTCTGGGTGACCGATCCCCGAGATGCCAAGATCGCATCGGTCGGGATTCGTGTGGATCGAGGCGTGACCATGCACGGGCTGGCTCTCAATGTGGACATGAATCTCTCACCGTTTCAAGGGATCACGCCCTGCGGTCTGCAAGGCAGCCGCGCGACGTCGATGGCTGAGGTCATCGGCCGTCCGGTTTCCTTAGCGGCCGTGACGCACACGCTCCTGGACCAACTGCAACAGACCTTGGCGCTCAGGTGGACCGAGACACCGGCCCCTATCGAATTCCAGACGGTAGCATGA